A genomic stretch from Chitinophagaceae bacterium includes:
- a CDS encoding glycosyltransferase family 9 protein: MKFLIIRFSSIGDIVLTTPVIRCLKQQVPDAEIHYLTKFSFHKVIASNPYINKFYYLQDNLDLLMHELKEENYDYIIDLHHNLRTLKIKKELKVKAFSFNKLNIQKWLLTNLKINRMPAIHIVDRYLETVKSFSVTNDGKGLDYFIPKEEEIQQKDLPQAHSLGYVGIVIGAAHATKKLPVHKLKELCTVLDHPIVLLGGSEDRAIGDEIATVDNIKIYNACGKFSINESADLVRKAKLIVTHDTGLMHIAAAFKKPIISVWGNTVPVFGMTPYYGNNPVPASQFEITDLGCRPCSKIGHDKCPKKHFKCMEQQDVNKIAALAQQWAKQLR, encoded by the coding sequence ATGAAATTTCTCATCATCCGTTTTTCATCTATTGGTGATATTGTACTCACAACACCCGTTATCCGTTGTTTGAAGCAGCAGGTTCCTGATGCTGAAATTCATTATCTCACCAAGTTCAGTTTTCATAAAGTCATTGCATCTAATCCATATATTAATAAGTTTTATTATCTGCAGGATAATCTTGATCTGCTGATGCATGAACTGAAAGAAGAGAACTATGATTACATCATTGATCTGCATCATAACCTGCGTACACTGAAGATTAAAAAAGAACTGAAAGTAAAAGCCTTCTCCTTCAATAAACTGAATATTCAAAAGTGGTTACTTACAAATCTTAAGATCAACCGCATGCCTGCAATTCATATTGTTGACCGTTATCTTGAAACTGTAAAATCTTTTTCAGTAACAAACGACGGAAAGGGTCTGGATTATTTTATTCCGAAAGAAGAAGAGATTCAGCAAAAGGATTTGCCACAGGCTCATTCACTGGGTTATGTCGGCATTGTGATTGGTGCGGCACATGCAACAAAAAAATTACCTGTACATAAATTAAAAGAACTGTGTACGGTGCTCGATCATCCCATTGTATTACTTGGTGGATCTGAAGACAGGGCAATTGGAGATGAAATTGCAACTGTTGACAACATTAAAATATACAATGCCTGTGGTAAGTTTTCAATTAATGAAAGTGCTGATCTTGTTCGCAAAGCTAAACTCATTGTTACACATGATACTGGACTGATGCACATAGCTGCTGCTTTCAAAAAACCAATCATCAGTGTGTGGGGAAATACAGTACCTGTATTTGGGATGACTCCTTATTATGGGAACAACCCTGTTCCTGCTTCGCAATTTGAAATTACTGATCTGGGTTGCAGACCCTGTTCAAAAATTGGTCATGATAAATGCCCCAAAAAACATTTTAAATGCATGGAACAACAGGATGTAAATAAAATTGCTGCGCTGGCGCAGCAATGGGCAAAACAATTAAGATAA
- a CDS encoding MFS transporter — MLSRNSTSVFSLAVIVAALGYFVDIYDLLLFTIVREPSLVGIGISKDNSLAMIAASTKIINWQMVGLLIGGILWGTIGDKKGRLSVLFGSILLYSVANFVTGYVTTVDQYAYARFVAGIGLAGELGAGITLVSELLPKNKRGIGTSLVAGIGLFGAVFAYFIFQVTDHDWRLCYKIGGGLGIMLLLLRVSVAESGMFKEVKQTKVSRGNVFMFFNNATRFRKYILAILIGLPTWYVIGILVNLSNRFAKDFYGDTQVESGRAIMFAYAAIAIGDILIGFVSQYFKSRKKALYLFYALTIISVALFFSPLNNSDFAMYAICALLGFSTGFWAIFVTMGAEQFGTNLRATAATTIPNMVRGALPLINLMFLNLFQKSWGWGLTKSGIVTGVVVIAITLVAAYFTEETFHKDLNYVEGEEMLP; from the coding sequence ATGCTTTCCCGTAATTCAACTTCTGTTTTTTCACTGGCAGTAATTGTAGCAGCACTTGGCTACTTTGTAGATATTTATGATCTGCTGCTGTTCACCATTGTAAGAGAACCAAGTCTTGTTGGTATTGGTATCAGTAAAGACAATTCACTTGCTATGATTGCAGCCAGCACTAAGATTATTAACTGGCAGATGGTGGGTTTATTGATCGGTGGAATTTTATGGGGAACAATCGGTGACAAGAAAGGAAGGCTGAGTGTATTGTTTGGTTCAATCCTTTTATATTCTGTTGCCAATTTTGTTACAGGTTATGTTACTACGGTTGATCAGTATGCGTATGCAAGATTTGTAGCAGGTATTGGGCTTGCAGGTGAGTTAGGTGCAGGTATTACATTGGTAAGTGAATTGCTTCCCAAAAACAAAAGAGGAATCGGTACTTCACTTGTTGCAGGTATTGGATTGTTCGGAGCTGTATTCGCTTATTTTATTTTCCAGGTTACAGATCATGACTGGCGTTTGTGTTATAAAATTGGTGGCGGGTTAGGAATTATGCTGCTGCTGCTCCGTGTAAGTGTTGCTGAAAGCGGTATGTTTAAAGAAGTAAAGCAAACGAAAGTAAGCCGTGGCAATGTGTTTATGTTCTTTAATAATGCAACACGTTTCAGAAAATATATTCTTGCCATATTGATTGGCTTACCTACCTGGTATGTAATTGGAATTTTAGTAAATCTCAGTAACCGTTTTGCCAAAGATTTTTATGGTGATACACAGGTTGAAAGCGGCAGGGCTATTATGTTTGCGTATGCAGCCATTGCAATCGGTGATATTCTGATTGGTTTTGTAAGCCAGTATTTCAAAAGCAGGAAAAAGGCATTGTATCTTTTCTATGCATTGACGATTATTTCTGTAGCACTATTCTTTTCCCCTTTGAATAATTCTGATTTTGCCATGTATGCTATTTGTGCATTGCTTGGTTTCAGTACAGGCTTCTGGGCCATCTTTGTAACTATGGGCGCCGAACAGTTTGGAACTAACCTGCGTGCAACTGCTGCAACAACAATTCCCAATATGGTACGTGGTGCATTACCACTGATTAATTTAATGTTCCTCAACCTGTTTCAGAAATCATGGGGCTGGGGCTTAACAAAAAGCGGAATTGTTACAGGAGTTGTTGTTATTGCAATTACGCTGGTTGCAGCTTACTTTACAGAAGAAACTTTTCATAAAGATCTGAATTATGTAGAAGGTGAGGAGATGCTTCCTTAA
- a CDS encoding VTT domain-containing protein, whose product MNKNFTWKDLLTPMFYIKYGGLWLLLFIVFAETGLLFGFFFPGDSLLFVAGIYSGNLAHEFLKLIGLGGVQNEWFDLLILCALISGAGILGNLAGYWTGKKVGHAMYSWKDNFIFKQRYLHEAHDFYEKHGGGAIVFARFLPFIRTFAPIIAGIVEMDRKKFMFYNIVGCVAWVITMIVAGHFLQIWVKNQFGVELKDKLELIVIIIIAVTTAPVLWKFLFGKRAQKPKSKSES is encoded by the coding sequence ATGAATAAAAATTTTACTTGGAAAGATCTGCTTACACCAATGTTTTATATTAAGTATGGTGGGTTATGGCTGTTACTGTTTATTGTTTTTGCTGAAACAGGATTGCTGTTTGGCTTCTTCTTTCCCGGCGACAGTTTGTTATTTGTTGCTGGTATTTACAGTGGTAATCTTGCACATGAATTTCTGAAACTGATTGGTTTGGGTGGCGTGCAAAATGAGTGGTTTGATTTACTGATCCTCTGTGCTCTAATTTCCGGTGCAGGTATACTTGGTAACCTTGCCGGTTACTGGACAGGTAAAAAAGTTGGACATGCTATGTACAGCTGGAAGGATAATTTCATTTTTAAACAGCGTTACCTGCATGAAGCACATGATTTTTATGAGAAGCATGGTGGTGGAGCAATTGTATTTGCCAGGTTTCTTCCTTTCATCCGCACATTTGCACCCATCATTGCAGGTATCGTTGAAATGGATAGGAAAAAATTCATGTTTTACAATATCGTTGGTTGTGTTGCATGGGTGATCACTATGATTGTTGCAGGTCACTTTTTACAGATATGGGTAAAGAACCAGTTTGGCGTTGAATTAAAAGACAAACTTGAGTTGATTGTAATCATTATCATTGCGGTTACAACTGCTCCGGTACTCTGGAAATTTTTATTTGGCAAAAGAGCTCAAAAGCCAAAAAGCAAATCTGAATCATAA
- a CDS encoding dicarboxylate/amino acid:cation symporter produces MVLGIIVGYIVHVYGTGNKINYIPQKDFLGKDSIVLNVGERTIIQEVLVIKDTSKVNKIKDSLGQSDIWIVEANKSITGKVPAAILKGEVKGRVSTITSQPRNGTVVHTAIKSFSDIIKLLSNIFIRLVQMIIAPLVFTTLVVGIAKLGDLKAVGRVGGKALLWFITASLASLLLGMLLVNVFKPGTYIDLSQADTEGVKDLMTKTSSFSLQNFVEHIIPKSLFEALATNEILQIVVFSIFFGVAAAAIGDYTKPLIKALDVASHIILKMVNYVMNFAPVGVFGALAAVVAAKGLGIFQFYLIYFGYFLLGIAILWAVLIGVGFMILGSRMKVLLRRIWGPLLIAFSTTSSEAVFPKLTEELERFGCKDKIVAFVLPLGYSFNLDGSMMYMTFASLAIAQAYGVHLDLATQLVMLLVLMLTSKGIAGVPRASLVVVLATCAMFKIPPEGVALILPIDHFCDMFRSMTNVVGNALATSVVSKWEGELGDGHEPAAV; encoded by the coding sequence ATGGTACTGGGTATCATTGTCGGGTATATTGTTCATGTTTATGGAACTGGGAATAAAATTAACTACATTCCTCAAAAGGATTTTTTAGGAAAAGATAGTATAGTCTTAAATGTTGGAGAAAGAACGATTATACAGGAAGTCTTAGTCATAAAAGATACATCCAAGGTCAATAAAATTAAAGATAGTTTAGGCCAATCTGATATTTGGATAGTCGAAGCAAACAAATCTATTACAGGGAAAGTACCAGCAGCCATTCTTAAAGGAGAAGTTAAGGGAAGAGTATCAACAATAACTTCACAACCAAGAAATGGCACGGTTGTACATACAGCAATAAAGTCATTTTCAGATATAATCAAACTTCTCAGTAATATTTTTATCCGCCTGGTGCAAATGATCATTGCCCCGCTTGTATTTACAACCCTGGTTGTTGGTATTGCTAAACTGGGCGATTTAAAAGCAGTAGGCAGGGTAGGCGGTAAAGCTTTACTCTGGTTCATTACTGCATCACTTGCTTCACTTTTATTGGGCATGTTACTGGTGAATGTGTTTAAGCCCGGAACTTATATTGATTTGTCGCAGGCAGATACCGAAGGTGTAAAAGACCTGATGACAAAAACCTCTTCATTCTCCTTACAGAATTTTGTGGAGCATATTATTCCCAAGAGTTTGTTTGAGGCATTGGCCACCAATGAAATTCTGCAGATCGTTGTGTTCTCCATTTTCTTTGGTGTTGCAGCTGCTGCAATAGGCGATTATACAAAGCCGTTAATCAAGGCGCTGGACGTTGCATCGCATATCATTTTAAAAATGGTCAACTATGTAATGAATTTTGCACCCGTTGGTGTGTTTGGCGCACTGGCTGCTGTTGTAGCTGCAAAAGGATTGGGCATCTTTCAGTTTTATCTCATCTACTTTGGTTATTTCCTTTTGGGTATTGCCATTTTGTGGGCCGTATTGATTGGGGTTGGATTTATGATTCTTGGTTCAAGAATGAAAGTGTTATTAAGAAGAATCTGGGGACCATTATTAATTGCCTTCAGTACAACCAGCAGCGAAGCAGTATTTCCAAAACTCACTGAGGAGCTTGAACGATTTGGTTGCAAGGATAAAATTGTTGCCTTTGTATTGCCGCTTGGTTATTCGTTTAATCTTGATGGCAGTATGATGTATATGACTTTTGCAAGTCTGGCAATTGCACAGGCCTATGGTGTGCATCTTGATCTGGCAACACAATTGGTAATGTTACTGGTGCTGATGCTAACCAGTAAAGGAATTGCAGGTGTGCCGAGAGCATCATTAGTTGTTGTGCTTGCAACCTGCGCCATGTTTAAAATTCCACCGGAAGGCGTTGCATTGATTCTGCCCATTGATCATTTTTGCGATATGTTCAGAAGTATGACCAATGTGGTTGGTAATGCACTGGCAACATCAGTTGTAAGCAAATGGGAAGGCGAGTTGGGCGATGGGCATGAGCCGGCAGCAGTATAA
- a CDS encoding amino acid permease has protein sequence MSLFVKKPLAQLLAQAEDSEKGLKRTLGAGNLIALGIGAIIGAGLFVRTAAAGQAAGPGVTLSFIVAAVGCAFAGLCYAEFAAMIPIAGSAYAYSYTTMGELIAWIIGWALIMEYALGAATVSIAWSEYLNKLLGGAVPYEWCHSPFESFTDSTGIHHSGIMNAPALVILLLLTLLLIKGTQESAMVNMVIVFIKVAIVILFIVIGWQFIKPENHIPYLIPADTDPVKDSAGKIIADYSGWNKHGFGGVLGGAAIVFFAFIGFDAVSTAAQEAKNPKRDMPIGILGSLVVCTVLYILFGHVLTGVANWKDFVDPEKGREASVAYAISTYMIGYGWLAKAVTIAILAGFSSVILVMLMGQSRIFYTMSNDGLIPKAFGELHPKFKTPYKANWILFVFVGLFAAFVPGHVAGDLTSFGTLFAFVLVSAGVWMLRIKEPNIHRPFRAPLVPVVSTLGVLICTAMIVGLDAQTLKVAFAWMAVGLIVYFVYSRHHSKLRNPSEILPHASDFEKH, from the coding sequence ATGAGTTTATTTGTAAAAAAACCTTTGGCCCAGCTTCTTGCACAGGCAGAAGACAGTGAGAAAGGATTAAAACGGACACTGGGGGCAGGTAACTTAATTGCATTAGGTATTGGAGCGATTATAGGTGCAGGCTTATTTGTAAGAACTGCTGCTGCCGGGCAGGCTGCCGGACCGGGTGTTACGCTTTCATTTATTGTAGCTGCCGTAGGTTGTGCTTTTGCAGGTTTATGTTATGCAGAATTTGCAGCCATGATCCCCATTGCAGGAAGTGCATATGCTTACAGTTATACAACCATGGGTGAACTCATCGCATGGATCATTGGCTGGGCATTAATTATGGAATATGCGTTAGGCGCTGCTACAGTATCTATTGCATGGAGTGAATATTTAAACAAGTTGCTGGGAGGAGCTGTTCCCTATGAATGGTGCCACTCGCCTTTTGAAAGCTTTACTGATTCTACAGGCATTCATCATTCGGGTATTATGAATGCCCCCGCATTGGTGATTTTATTACTTCTTACTCTATTATTAATTAAAGGAACACAGGAGTCAGCAATGGTAAATATGGTGATCGTGTTTATTAAAGTAGCTATTGTAATCTTATTCATTGTAATTGGCTGGCAGTTCATTAAACCCGAAAATCATATTCCTTATTTAATTCCTGCTGATACTGACCCAGTGAAAGACAGTGCCGGTAAAATCATTGCCGACTACAGTGGGTGGAACAAACATGGTTTTGGCGGTGTGCTTGGTGGTGCAGCGATTGTGTTTTTTGCCTTCATTGGTTTTGATGCGGTTAGTACTGCAGCACAGGAAGCAAAAAATCCAAAAAGAGATATGCCGATCGGTATTCTCGGTTCATTGGTTGTTTGTACTGTTCTGTATATTTTATTTGGACATGTATTAACCGGTGTTGCCAACTGGAAAGATTTTGTTGATCCTGAAAAAGGAAGAGAAGCTTCAGTTGCTTATGCCATTTCTACTTATATGATCGGGTATGGCTGGCTGGCAAAAGCTGTTACAATTGCCATCCTTGCAGGTTTCTCCTCTGTAATCCTTGTAATGCTGATGGGACAGAGCCGTATTTTCTATACTATGAGTAATGATGGTTTGATACCGAAAGCATTTGGTGAACTTCATCCGAAATTCAAAACTCCGTACAAGGCCAACTGGATATTATTCGTTTTTGTTGGATTGTTTGCTGCGTTTGTTCCGGGACATGTTGCCGGTGATTTAACTTCCTTCGGTACACTGTTCGCCTTTGTACTTGTGAGCGCAGGTGTTTGGATGCTGAGAATAAAAGAACCAAACATTCACCGTCCGTTCAGGGCACCGCTGGTTCCCGTGGTTTCAACATTAGGTGTGTTGATTTGTACGGCTATGATTGTTGGGCTTGATGCACAGACCTTAAAAGTTGCCTTTGCCTGGATGGCAGTTGGCTTAATTGTTTACTTCGTGTATAGCCGTCATCACAGTAAATTGAGGAATCCTTCTGAAATATTACCACATGCCTCCGATTTTGAGAAGCACTAA
- a CDS encoding YebC/PmpR family DNA-binding transcriptional regulator: MGRIFEVRKSTMFARWDKMAKNFTRIGKEIVIAVKTGGSDPNSNAALRRCFQNARSVGMPKDRVEAAIKRAMGKELINYDEILYEGYAPHGVAILVETATDNHVRTVANVKSHFTKGHGSMGNSGSVSFQFKKLGVFKLKPEGLNAEDLELELIDFGLEELGESTGENGEDVLVIRCAFTDFGNMQKALEDKGITPISAELEWLPSTTVPVTDEQAEDVSKLIERLEQDEDVQKVFHNMG; encoded by the coding sequence ATGGGAAGGATTTTTGAAGTTAGAAAGAGTACCATGTTTGCCCGCTGGGATAAGATGGCAAAGAACTTTACCCGTATTGGTAAAGAAATTGTGATAGCTGTAAAAACAGGCGGCTCAGATCCCAACTCCAATGCTGCTCTTCGCCGTTGCTTTCAGAATGCCAGAAGTGTGGGCATGCCGAAAGACCGTGTGGAAGCTGCCATTAAAAGGGCAATGGGCAAAGAACTCATTAACTACGACGAAATACTCTATGAAGGATATGCACCGCATGGTGTTGCCATCCTGGTTGAAACTGCAACTGATAATCATGTACGCACTGTAGCGAATGTAAAAAGTCATTTTACAAAAGGACATGGTTCAATGGGTAACAGCGGCAGTGTAAGTTTCCAGTTTAAAAAATTAGGTGTGTTTAAACTAAAACCGGAAGGATTGAATGCTGAAGATCTTGAACTGGAGCTGATAGATTTTGGTTTGGAAGAACTGGGCGAAAGCACCGGTGAAAATGGGGAAGATGTTTTAGTGATCCGTTGTGCATTTACTGATTTTGGAAATATGCAGAAAGCACTGGAAGATAAAGGCATTACTCCCATCAGTGCAGAACTGGAATGGCTTCCTTCCACAACTGTTCCTGTAACCGATGAGCAGGCAGAAGATGTAAGTAAATTAATTGAACGCCTTGAACAGGATGAAGATGTGCAGAAGGTGTTTCATAATATGGGATAA
- a CDS encoding OmpA family protein, which translates to MQKYVIIVSFLFLHLAVAGQTITERVKQKAKQKVDTKIDQSIDKGLNKVEEEVDKAGNKVVKKKGKGSAADSSKNKKSGVAETGKKENGITGDTAKPSGVKTFSDFIPGSTIIFSDNFEKDALGDFPAGWNTNGSGQVVTFEGSETKWLDIQHGSVVHPMLKKVLPENFTIEFDLFLKADGGQKTPLIHFGLTAVNNILKEYLPYAERFYTAIWHYNSDDEKLIEYGFKDPAGTKNDFPIGSYTNKILHISIAVNKTRVRVYFDQTKLIDLPVALNDKMKRNFYFSNVTVIPASEVGVFISNIRIASGTTDARSLIVKDLLEKGKASTNEILFDVNKDIIKRESFPIINQIGEALKNNPTLKIKIIGHTDSDGKSADNLTLSKRRAEAVAGYLINNFGIDESRITTDGKGAGVPVADNKTADGKAKNRRVEFVKQ; encoded by the coding sequence ATGCAGAAGTACGTAATCATTGTCAGCTTTCTTTTTCTTCATCTTGCAGTTGCAGGCCAAACAATAACTGAAAGGGTAAAACAAAAAGCCAAACAGAAAGTAGACACAAAAATTGATCAGTCAATTGATAAAGGTTTGAATAAAGTTGAAGAAGAAGTTGATAAAGCCGGTAATAAGGTAGTTAAAAAGAAGGGGAAGGGCAGTGCTGCTGACAGCAGTAAAAACAAAAAGAGTGGCGTTGCTGAAACTGGCAAAAAGGAGAACGGAATAACTGGAGATACAGCAAAGCCATCTGGCGTCAAGACTTTCTCAGATTTTATTCCAGGCAGTACCATCATCTTTTCCGACAATTTTGAAAAAGATGCGTTGGGTGATTTTCCTGCGGGATGGAACACAAATGGCAGCGGGCAGGTAGTAACATTTGAAGGAAGTGAAACAAAATGGCTGGATATTCAGCATGGTTCTGTTGTACACCCTATGCTAAAAAAAGTTCTTCCTGAAAATTTTACAATAGAGTTTGATCTGTTTCTGAAAGCTGATGGAGGACAAAAAACTCCATTGATTCATTTTGGTCTCACGGCGGTGAATAATATACTAAAGGAATACCTGCCTTATGCAGAAAGGTTTTATACAGCCATCTGGCATTATAATTCTGATGATGAAAAACTGATCGAGTACGGATTTAAAGATCCGGCAGGAACCAAAAATGATTTTCCAATCGGCTCCTATACCAATAAGATTCTGCACATCAGTATTGCCGTAAATAAAACAAGAGTAAGGGTTTATTTCGACCAGACAAAACTGATTGATCTGCCGGTTGCATTGAATGATAAAATGAAACGGAATTTTTATTTCAGCAATGTAACAGTAATACCTGCTTCTGAAGTAGGCGTGTTCATCAGTAATATCCGTATTGCTTCAGGTACAACTGATGCCAGGAGCTTAATTGTAAAAGATTTGCTGGAAAAAGGAAAGGCTTCCACCAATGAAATTCTGTTTGATGTAAATAAGGATATTATCAAACGGGAATCATTCCCAATCATCAACCAGATCGGCGAAGCATTAAAAAATAATCCCACACTGAAAATAAAAATCATCGGCCACACAGATAGTGATGGTAAGTCTGCCGATAATCTTACTTTATCAAAACGCAGGGCAGAAGCTGTTGCAGGTTATCTCATCAATAATTTCGGCATTGATGAATCAAGAATTACAACCGATGGTAAAGGAGCCGGGGTGCCGGTTGCTGATAACAAAACAGCAGATGGAAAAGCAAAGAACAGAAGGGTTGAATTTGTAAAACAATAA
- a CDS encoding response regulator transcription factor, with protein MITALVLYEDNTRLRQSMEMLLDEASGYKVTGSFSDCDNVIDDLKNCNPEMVIMDIDMPGIGGIEGVKRIKQNYPEVKVVMHTVFDDDNRIFESICAGADGYLLKNTAPLKLIQMLEDLMQGGAAMSPFVAQRVFQYFRQNNKVNDEFHLTAREKEILELLVKGNSYKMIADKTAISIDTVKKHLQNIYHKLHVNCGTEAVAKALQHKIIRLD; from the coding sequence ATGATCACTGCTTTGGTTTTATATGAAGACAATACAAGACTGCGGCAATCAATGGAAATGCTGCTGGATGAAGCATCCGGTTATAAAGTAACCGGTTCTTTTTCAGATTGTGATAATGTAATTGATGATCTAAAGAATTGTAATCCGGAAATGGTGATTATGGATATTGATATGCCAGGCATTGGAGGCATTGAAGGTGTGAAACGCATCAAACAAAATTATCCCGAAGTAAAAGTGGTGATGCACACAGTGTTTGATGATGACAACCGGATATTTGAAAGTATTTGTGCAGGCGCAGATGGATACCTGTTAAAAAATACGGCTCCGCTTAAATTAATCCAGATGCTGGAAGATTTGATGCAGGGTGGTGCGGCCATGAGCCCGTTTGTAGCACAGAGGGTTTTTCAATATTTCAGGCAGAACAATAAAGTAAATGATGAATTTCATCTTACTGCAAGGGAAAAAGAAATTCTTGAACTGCTTGTAAAAGGAAATTCTTATAAAATGATTGCAGATAAAACAGCTATTTCAATTGATACTGTTAAAAAACATCTGCAGAATATCTATCATAAACTTCATGTAAACTGCGGTACAGAAGCAGTTGCAAAAGCGCTTCAGCATAAAATTATCAGGCTTGATTAA